A region of Cellulophaga sp. RHA19 DNA encodes the following proteins:
- a CDS encoding pirin family protein gives MKTILHKADTRGHANHGWLNSYHTFSFANYQDAERMNFGALRVLNDDTVTEGRGFGTHPHKNMEIISIPLMGDLKHQDNMGNSTVIKEGDIQVMSAGTGVMHSEHNKNLDKAVQFLQIWIIPNTENVNPRYDQISTSELHKPNKLYQILSPNKEDAGVWIYQDVWFNLGDFTNDTTTTYTINKKGNGIYAFVLEGDIEIENQQLNKRDGFGLWETDSITINASKNSKILLMEVPMFF, from the coding sequence ATGAAAACAATACTACATAAAGCAGATACAAGAGGACACGCAAACCACGGTTGGTTAAACTCTTACCACACCTTTAGCTTTGCTAATTACCAAGACGCAGAACGTATGAATTTTGGTGCATTACGTGTATTAAATGATGATACCGTTACAGAAGGCAGAGGCTTTGGAACTCACCCACATAAAAATATGGAAATAATTTCTATACCATTAATGGGCGATTTAAAGCACCAAGACAATATGGGTAATTCTACAGTAATTAAAGAAGGAGACATACAAGTTATGAGTGCTGGTACTGGAGTTATGCATAGTGAACATAACAAAAACCTAGATAAAGCTGTTCAGTTTTTGCAAATTTGGATTATTCCCAATACAGAAAATGTTAACCCTAGATATGATCAAATTTCTACATCAGAGCTACATAAACCTAATAAGTTATACCAAATATTGTCTCCTAATAAAGAGGATGCCGGTGTATGGATTTACCAAGATGTTTGGTTTAATTTAGGTGATTTTACTAATGATACAACTACTACCTATACTATAAACAAAAAGGGCAATGGTATATATGCTTTTGTTTTAGAGGGTGATATAGAAATTGAAAATCAACAGTTAAATAAGCGTGATGGTTTTGGTCTTTGGGAAACAGACAGTATTACCATAAATGCTAGTAAAAACAGTAAAATATTACTTATGGAAGTTCCTATGTTTTTTTAA
- a CDS encoding copper resistance protein NlpE codes for MKKINIMLVCFLALNFFSCSSDDDSSVKNNDAEINAQENEPLEINKVSSALIIEGATKKTGSLTPTGGLEFTMDYSKQSAFQQNGFEIEFNSASNYTGVYIQLKDENGMADSYFDVPRSEIYISGKGDQTKKDKGFLKGKSAGKENDAAIEVNLEESVTAGTFCYVICLYDSEGNISEPTEVCVTVEAWGGNSDLVGTWNFTKDIEDGKETKVNEVKCYNYNADICEIETAVNNCDTINSLKLELNSDGTYELNEASLEKNINWEASNQNCQAIYEESNYTYKAIGKWAYSKDGTLTLLTFSDTETYDEEVYDDIYENGDIDINDKITLNGSSLIVNIPDTDDNGNIFFDQYFFEKE; via the coding sequence ATGAAAAAAATTAACATTATGCTTGTGTGCTTTTTAGCACTAAATTTTTTCTCTTGTTCGTCTGATGATGACTCATCTGTAAAAAATAACGACGCAGAAATTAATGCTCAAGAAAATGAACCTTTAGAAATAAACAAAGTAAGCTCCGCATTAATTATAGAAGGTGCTACTAAAAAAACTGGATCGCTTACTCCTACTGGTGGTTTAGAGTTTACTATGGATTATAGCAAACAATCTGCTTTTCAGCAGAACGGATTTGAAATTGAATTTAATTCTGCGTCAAATTATACTGGCGTTTATATACAGTTAAAAGATGAAAACGGAATGGCAGATTCTTATTTTGATGTTCCTAGATCTGAGATTTATATTTCTGGTAAAGGAGACCAAACTAAAAAAGATAAAGGCTTTCTAAAAGGAAAATCTGCTGGCAAAGAAAATGATGCTGCTATTGAAGTAAACCTTGAAGAAAGTGTTACAGCAGGTACTTTTTGCTATGTTATTTGCTTGTATGATAGTGAAGGCAACATTAGTGAACCTACAGAAGTTTGCGTAACGGTTGAAGCTTGGGGTGGTAATAGTGATTTAGTTGGCACTTGGAATTTCACAAAAGACATAGAAGATGGTAAAGAGACAAAAGTAAATGAAGTAAAGTGTTATAATTATAATGCAGATATATGTGAAATTGAAACTGCTGTGAATAATTGTGATACTATAAATTCTTTAAAGCTTGAACTTAATAGTGATGGTACATACGAATTAAATGAGGCCTCTTTAGAAAAAAATATAAATTGGGAAGCAAGTAATCAGAATTGTCAAGCTATTTATGAAGAGTCTAATTACACTTACAAAGCTATTGGTAAATGGGCTTACAGTAAAGACGGTACACTTACTTTATTAACATTTTCTGATACAGAAACGTATGATGAAGAAGTATATGATGATATTTATGAAAATGGAGATATCGATATAAACGATAAAATTACATTAAATGGATCATCTTTAATTGTAAATATTCCAGATACAGATGACAATGGGAATATATTTTTTGATCAGTATTTCTTTGAAAAGGAATAA
- a CDS encoding DEAD/DEAH box helicase: MTKTAFELQEKKTDKELYDYQKGALNEIFERFESAPDDHHLLYQLPTGGGKTVIFSEIVRQYLKHHQKKVLIMTHRVELCNQTSKMLDSFGVISKVVNSTANLDDQERYSCFVAMVETLNNRLNDDMLDISDIGLVIIDEAHYNSFTKLFKFFDKSFILGVTATPLSSNKNLPMKDNYDELITGESIGSLIENEFLARAEVHQYNMGLTSLEIGSNGDYTVKSSEDLYSSTAMLDKLMEAYKEHSKNKKTLIFNNGINTSIQVYYTFKDAGYPVMHLDNTATKKQRKQILNWFKETPDAILTSVSILTTGFDEPTIDTIILNRATKSLTLYYQMIGRGSRILNNKSKFTVIDLGNNYHRFGPWGADLDWQTIFSNPNFYMDRLKNDEDIESTFKHEMPEEIREQFAKSEEVYFDIKETYVSAVSGGESSKVVLERSIEQHAKICIENSEDVYDALALSKILDGDIDHRIQMYAKCISRSTFNFLSWLKDDYKKRLTAYLRENFDRDFEKIHGYPPED, translated from the coding sequence ATGACGAAGACTGCTTTCGAATTACAAGAAAAGAAGACAGACAAAGAGCTTTATGACTACCAAAAAGGAGCTTTAAATGAGATTTTTGAGCGCTTTGAGTCTGCTCCAGATGACCATCATTTACTATACCAATTGCCTACAGGTGGTGGTAAAACTGTTATATTTTCTGAAATAGTAAGACAGTACCTTAAGCACCACCAAAAAAAGGTGTTAATTATGACGCACCGTGTAGAACTGTGTAACCAAACGTCTAAAATGTTAGATAGTTTTGGTGTAATTAGTAAGGTAGTAAACAGTACAGCAAATTTAGATGACCAAGAAAGGTATAGTTGTTTTGTTGCAATGGTAGAAACCCTTAACAATCGTTTAAATGATGATATGTTAGATATATCTGACATTGGTCTTGTAATTATTGATGAGGCACATTACAACTCATTTACTAAGCTTTTTAAATTTTTTGATAAATCTTTTATTTTAGGAGTTACAGCAACACCTTTAAGTTCTAACAAGAACTTACCAATGAAAGATAATTATGATGAGCTAATTACAGGTGAAAGCATTGGTTCTCTTATAGAAAACGAGTTTTTGGCTCGTGCAGAAGTACACCAATATAATATGGGATTAACATCGTTAGAAATTGGTTCTAATGGTGATTATACCGTAAAATCTTCAGAAGATTTATACTCTAGCACAGCAATGTTAGATAAGCTTATGGAGGCTTATAAAGAGCATTCTAAAAATAAAAAAACACTTATTTTTAATAACGGTATTAACACATCTATACAAGTATATTATACTTTTAAAGATGCTGGCTACCCTGTAATGCATTTAGATAATACGGCCACAAAAAAACAGCGTAAACAAATATTAAACTGGTTTAAAGAAACTCCAGATGCCATTTTAACATCTGTGAGTATTTTAACTACTGGTTTTGATGAGCCTACAATAGACACTATTATATTAAACAGAGCAACCAAATCTCTTACATTGTATTATCAGATGATTGGTCGTGGTTCTCGTATTTTAAATAATAAATCTAAATTTACGGTAATAGATTTAGGTAACAATTACCATAGGTTTGGACCTTGGGGAGCAGATTTAGATTGGCAAACAATCTTTAGCAATCCTAATTTTTATATGGATCGTTTAAAGAACGATGAAGATATAGAAAGTACCTTTAAGCACGAGATGCCAGAGGAAATTCGTGAGCAATTTGCAAAATCCGAAGAGGTTTATTTTGATATAAAAGAAACATATGTAAGTGCCGTTTCTGGAGGTGAATCGTCTAAAGTAGTTTTAGAACGTTCTATAGAGCAGCACGCAAAAATATGTATAGAAAACAGTGAAGATGTTTATGATGCTCTTGCTTTGTCTAAAATATTAGATGGTGATATAGATCACCGTATACAAATGTACGCAAAGTGTATAAGCAGAAGTACATTTAACTTTTTAAGTTGGTTAAAAGATGATTACAAAAAGAGATTAACAGCTTATTTAAGAGAGAATTTTGATAGAGATTTTGAAAAAATACACGGTTATCCACCAGAAGATTAA
- a CDS encoding XRE family transcriptional regulator, translating to MGNDQTIEVQRFIEVRRELGFTQSEFAKLLGVSNTTADIERGRTKLSGKVVKELLKQFEINPLWLFGDGNQKYLSAAVNSVIPKFITVDAEDNENMVLVNAKAAAGYPQNIQDVSWYKQLPAFDLPIPEFRNATYRGFQVEGDSMLPNLYPGEWVLAKATESLNDISANKMYVVVLYDAVLVKKIEKVPNSNFVSLVSLNETYPPYQVAANQIQELWQVNSKISFGLDTTTEKGLLKELQESMEELKKRIK from the coding sequence ATGGGAAATGATCAAACAATAGAAGTACAACGTTTTATAGAAGTCCGCAGAGAATTGGGGTTTACACAGTCAGAATTTGCTAAGTTGTTAGGTGTATCTAATACAACAGCAGATATAGAGCGGGGACGCACTAAGCTATCTGGTAAAGTTGTAAAAGAACTTTTAAAACAGTTTGAAATTAATCCGCTTTGGCTTTTTGGTGATGGAAATCAGAAATACCTATCTGCAGCAGTAAATAGTGTTATTCCTAAATTTATTACAGTAGATGCAGAAGATAACGAGAATATGGTTTTAGTAAATGCAAAAGCTGCAGCTGGCTACCCACAAAATATACAAGATGTTAGTTGGTATAAACAATTACCTGCTTTTGATTTACCTATTCCAGAGTTTAGAAACGCAACTTACAGAGGATTTCAGGTTGAAGGAGATAGTATGTTGCCTAATTTGTATCCAGGAGAATGGGTCTTGGCTAAGGCTACAGAGAGTTTAAATGACATTAGTGCAAATAAAATGTATGTTGTGGTTTTGTATGATGCTGTTTTGGTTAAAAAAATAGAGAAAGTCCCAAATAGTAATTTTGTGTCATTAGTTTCCTTAAATGAGACGTATCCGCCTTACCAAGTAGCTGCAAATCAAATACAAGAACTTTGGCAAGTAAATAGTAAAATTTCTTTTGGTTTAGATACAACCACAGAAAAAGGATTATTAAAAGAACTTCAGGAATCTATGGAAGAGTTAAAAAAAAGAATAAAGTAA
- a CDS encoding Crp/Fnr family transcriptional regulator, which yields MEDKYISELRLKFESYNQITEESWNLIKSIVTFKELQKDDVLLENGQIAKNIYFVCKGALRAYVTDYNGNLYSKNIFLETDFAGSTVSFLLNKPSSFTIEAIENTTLISINYKKYRHFIDTNSDLKNMYIAYLENNWVVEKEEREVSLVMENATKRYLDLLLKHPNIQERIKQSYLASHLGITPTQLSRIRKDLKNKF from the coding sequence ATGGAGGATAAATACATTTCAGAACTAAGATTAAAATTTGAAAGTTATAATCAAATCACCGAAGAATCTTGGAATTTAATAAAGTCAATAGTTACATTTAAGGAATTACAAAAGGATGATGTTTTACTTGAAAACGGACAGATTGCTAAAAACATATATTTTGTATGTAAAGGAGCCTTAAGGGCATATGTTACAGATTATAATGGCAACCTGTATAGTAAAAATATTTTTTTAGAAACTGATTTTGCTGGATCAACAGTTTCATTTTTACTAAATAAACCTTCAAGTTTTACCATAGAAGCTATAGAAAATACTACTCTTATTAGTATTAATTACAAAAAATACAGACATTTTATAGATACAAATAGTGATTTAAAAAATATGTATATCGCTTATTTAGAAAATAACTGGGTTGTGGAAAAAGAAGAAAGAGAAGTATCTCTTGTTATGGAGAATGCCACCAAGAGATACTTGGACTTACTATTAAAGCACCCAAACATTCAAGAAAGGATAAAACAATCTTATTTAGCATCTCATTTAGGAATTACTCCAACTCAACTTAGTAGAATTCGTAAAGATTTAAAAAATAAATTTTAG
- a CDS encoding EamA family transporter, which produces MNKSSNTTLIILAFFSIYVIWGSTYLLNKIAVTELPPFMLAAIRFITAGLLVFIISKFLKIEIKVTAKQLLNTVIAGFLFLALGNGVVVWALRYVDSGFAALEISAQPLVVLLLMRIFQGKKIKPMSIVGVVLGIIGIYLLVSQKQVVNQEGSLLGMIMIFICMISWSSGSLFVAKYDLPKNYFVNTGYQMLSGGFFLLIASFYFGETWSLPTEWEGKTQMAMLLLIVFGSIVAFTSFNYLLKFVSPEKVATSTYVNPIIALLLGWYFLDETITAQSVAAAVILLTGVYFINTKKKIMIFSRFSNRIGKKS; this is translated from the coding sequence ATGAATAAATCCTCTAATACCACCTTAATAATACTGGCTTTTTTCTCTATTTATGTAATTTGGGGATCTACCTATTTATTAAATAAAATTGCTGTAACAGAGTTGCCACCTTTTATGTTAGCGGCAATACGTTTTATTACTGCTGGTTTACTAGTTTTTATTATAAGTAAATTTTTAAAAATAGAAATAAAAGTAACAGCAAAACAATTGCTAAATACAGTAATAGCTGGCTTTTTATTTTTAGCTTTAGGAAACGGAGTAGTGGTGTGGGCTTTACGTTATGTAGATAGTGGTTTTGCTGCATTAGAAATATCTGCACAACCACTAGTGGTTTTATTGTTAATGAGAATTTTTCAGGGTAAAAAAATAAAACCAATGTCTATTGTTGGTGTTGTTTTAGGCATTATTGGTATCTACTTATTGGTTAGTCAAAAACAAGTTGTTAACCAAGAAGGATCGCTTTTAGGTATGATAATGATATTTATTTGTATGATTAGTTGGTCTAGTGGTAGCTTGTTTGTTGCTAAGTATGACTTGCCTAAAAATTATTTTGTAAATACTGGTTATCAAATGTTATCAGGTGGTTTCTTTTTATTAATTGCTAGTTTTTATTTTGGTGAAACTTGGTCATTACCAACAGAATGGGAAGGAAAAACACAAATGGCAATGCTACTTTTAATTGTATTTGGTAGTATAGTTGCATTTACCTCTTTTAATTATTTATTAAAGTTTGTATCACCAGAAAAAGTTGCAACTTCTACCTATGTAAACCCAATTATAGCATTACTTTTAGGATGGTATTTTTTAGATGAAACTATTACAGCACAATCTGTTGCGGCCGCAGTAATACTTTTAACAGGAGTTTATTTTATTAATACCAAGAAAAAAATTATGATATTTTCTAGATTCTCTAACCGAATAGGAAAAAAGTCTTAA
- a CDS encoding heavy metal translocating P-type ATPase — MKEKIKLENINNQNHQYNHNLNTSKLKIYKPAIISFIMLIFGLALDYFKIASFFNGTIRLVWYTIAYLPVGLPVLKQGWKSIKKGSYFTEFLLMSIATIGAFILGEYPEGVSVMLFYAVGELFQGSAVKRAKSNIQALLDVRPNEALVFRKNSYVTVAPEDIKVGEKIQVRVGEKVAVDGVLLSARASLNTAAITGESKPNTIGKNETVYAGSINLQDVIEVKATKKFKESSIARILDLVQNATALKSKTELFIRKFAKIYTPIVVFLAIGLTLLPFFFVNDYVFRDWLYRALIFLVISCPCALVISIPLGYFGGLGAASKNGILFKGASFLDTIAKVNTLAMDKTGTITKGVFKIQELVSFSIDEKEMMQYMLALESKSTHPIAQALLDYPLDKTYIATDIQEVAGKGIRGVVNGKKVLVGNTALLLDYKIDALTEIEDIVESSVLVAIDGQFVGYVIIADEIKEDAKETVSEAYKIGVKDFYMFSGDRDCITKKVAKEANVLRAKGGLLPEDKLKEVEELMKDPKAVVAFVGDGINDAPVLAVSDVGIAMGGLGSDLAIETADVIIQTDQLSKIVKAIKIGRSTRKVVWQNIVLAFGVKLIVLLLGALGLATMWGAVFADVGVALLAILNAVRLQRMKW; from the coding sequence ATGAAAGAGAAGATAAAGCTAGAAAATATAAATAACCAAAACCACCAGTACAACCATAACTTAAATACATCTAAATTAAAAATATATAAGCCGGCAATAATTAGTTTTATCATGCTAATTTTTGGTCTTGCTTTAGATTATTTTAAAATTGCCTCATTCTTTAATGGTACAATTAGATTAGTTTGGTATACTATTGCATATTTACCAGTAGGCCTACCAGTATTAAAACAGGGGTGGAAAAGTATAAAAAAAGGTAGCTATTTTACAGAGTTCTTATTAATGTCTATAGCTACAATTGGGGCGTTTATTTTGGGGGAATATCCAGAAGGTGTATCAGTAATGCTTTTTTATGCGGTAGGAGAACTTTTTCAGGGATCTGCTGTTAAAAGAGCTAAAAGTAACATACAAGCTCTGTTGGATGTAAGGCCTAATGAGGCTCTTGTTTTTAGAAAAAATAGCTATGTGACTGTAGCGCCAGAGGATATAAAAGTAGGAGAGAAAATACAGGTTAGAGTGGGGGAAAAAGTAGCTGTAGATGGAGTTTTGTTATCTGCTAGAGCATCATTAAATACAGCAGCTATAACAGGGGAGAGCAAGCCAAATACCATAGGTAAAAATGAAACAGTTTATGCTGGTAGTATTAATTTACAAGATGTAATAGAAGTTAAAGCAACTAAAAAGTTTAAAGAGAGTTCTATAGCTCGCATATTAGATTTAGTGCAAAATGCTACAGCTCTCAAATCTAAAACGGAATTATTTATTAGAAAATTTGCTAAAATATACACGCCAATTGTAGTGTTTTTAGCTATAGGTTTAACGCTTTTACCTTTCTTTTTTGTAAATGACTATGTGTTTAGAGATTGGTTATATAGGGCGTTAATATTTTTAGTTATTTCTTGTCCTTGTGCATTGGTTATTTCTATTCCATTAGGTTATTTTGGAGGGTTAGGAGCAGCGTCTAAAAATGGTATTTTATTTAAAGGAGCATCATTTTTAGATACAATAGCTAAGGTAAATACTTTAGCAATGGACAAAACTGGAACAATTACAAAAGGAGTCTTCAAAATTCAGGAATTAGTTTCTTTTAGTATAGATGAAAAAGAAATGATGCAATATATGCTTGCGTTAGAGTCTAAATCTACACATCCAATTGCGCAAGCACTTTTAGATTATCCTTTAGATAAAACATACATTGCTACAGATATACAAGAGGTAGCTGGTAAAGGAATTAGAGGTGTTGTTAACGGTAAAAAAGTTCTGGTAGGCAATACGGCGTTATTGTTAGATTATAAGATAGATGCGCTAACTGAAATTGAAGACATTGTGGAGTCTAGTGTGTTAGTAGCTATAGATGGCCAGTTTGTTGGTTACGTTATAATTGCTGATGAGATAAAAGAAGATGCTAAAGAAACAGTCTCAGAAGCCTACAAAATAGGAGTTAAAGATTTTTATATGTTCTCTGGTGATAGAGATTGCATTACAAAAAAAGTAGCAAAAGAAGCAAATGTTTTACGTGCCAAAGGCGGACTGTTACCTGAAGATAAATTAAAAGAGGTTGAAGAATTAATGAAAGATCCCAAAGCTGTTGTAGCATTTGTTGGAGATGGTATTAATGACGCACCTGTACTTGCTGTTAGTGATGTTGGTATAGCAATGGGAGGCTTGGGTAGTGACTTAGCTATAGAAACAGCAGACGTAATTATACAAACAGACCAGTTATCTAAAATTGTAAAAGCTATAAAAATAGGAAGATCTACACGTAAGGTAGTTTGGCAAAATATAGTATTGGCTTTTGGCGTAAAGTTAATTGTATTACTTTTAGGAGCTTTAGGTTTGGCTACAATGTGGGGCGCCGTTTTTGCAGATGTTGGTGTTGCATTACTAGCTATATTAAATGCTGTTAGATTACAAAGAATGAAATGGTAA
- a CDS encoding COG2426 family protein: MLWSLSPFGEAKVGIPYGMYNGLNIYLVFILCFASNVLVFPIMLFFLNKVNHYLLKWRVYKKGAIFVARKAKTGSGDKIKKYGFWGLIFFVMLPVPGTGVYAGTIATYLFKIERKKAFLANVIGIFFSSVIVWVVTYLAMQGMA, encoded by the coding sequence ATGTTGTGGAGCTTATCTCCGTTTGGAGAAGCCAAAGTTGGCATACCTTATGGTATGTACAATGGGTTAAACATATACCTTGTTTTTATATTATGCTTTGCTTCTAATGTACTTGTTTTTCCAATAATGCTTTTTTTCTTAAATAAAGTAAATCATTATTTATTAAAGTGGCGTGTGTATAAAAAAGGTGCAATTTTTGTAGCTCGTAAAGCAAAAACTGGTTCTGGAGATAAAATTAAAAAGTATGGTTTTTGGGGCTTAATCTTTTTTGTAATGCTGCCTGTACCTGGTACTGGTGTATACGCAGGTACAATTGCAACTTATTTATTTAAAATTGAAAGAAAAAAGGCTTTTTTAGCTAACGTTATTGGTATTTTCTTTTCCTCTGTAATTGTATGGGTTGTTACCTATTTAGCAATGCAAGGTATGGCATAA
- a CDS encoding DMT family transporter: MNQTTFSVLAIIGGVFLAAQGALNSTLSVLLKNPLLASVIAFLTSTIFAIIFVLLSTKSLPNASDLKQIPIYLWFSGGLFSVLGISLYYYTIPKLGISTMISFGLFGQLTFSIIAGHFGWLNLPLEPLTFKRLLGFFVMMFGIILINIK; encoded by the coding sequence ATGAATCAGACTACTTTTTCTGTTTTGGCAATAATTGGAGGTGTGTTTTTAGCAGCTCAAGGAGCTTTAAATTCAACTTTAAGTGTTTTGTTAAAGAATCCATTATTAGCATCTGTAATTGCTTTTTTAACTAGTACAATTTTTGCCATAATTTTTGTGTTACTTAGTACTAAAAGTTTACCTAATGCGTCAGACTTAAAGCAAATACCTATTTATCTATGGTTTTCAGGAGGTTTGTTTAGCGTCTTAGGAATAAGCCTGTACTATTATACTATTCCTAAATTAGGAATATCTACAATGATATCTTTTGGCTTATTTGGACAGTTAACATTCTCTATTATTGCAGGGCATTTTGGATGGTTAAATTTACCATTAGAACCTTTAACATTTAAAAGATTATTAGGGTTTTTCGTAATGATGTTTGGAATTATTTTAATTAATATAAAATGA
- a CDS encoding Crp/Fnr family transcriptional regulator codes for MLQNFKTYLFDKMGVDTATYKQLEPHIKSKVVFKGEQILKSGDVCLHTFYVEKGVLRLYGLDENGKENILQFGTENWFVTDRDSVYFKEPSNYFIDALEDTTVVLLDEDFLELVAKLNPSFRKKNEKLLHNHIRHLNRRIHLLLGASAKSRYLEFVKLYPDVLLRVPQWMIASYLGITPESLSRIRKDLAKQNSIPNQ; via the coding sequence ATGTTACAAAACTTTAAAACATATCTTTTTGATAAAATGGGAGTGGACACTGCTACCTACAAGCAATTAGAGCCTCACATAAAAAGTAAAGTTGTTTTTAAAGGAGAACAAATTCTAAAATCTGGCGATGTATGTCTGCATACATTTTATGTAGAAAAAGGTGTTTTACGCTTGTACGGATTAGATGAAAATGGCAAAGAAAATATTCTGCAATTTGGTACAGAAAATTGGTTTGTTACAGATAGAGATAGTGTATATTTTAAAGAACCATCAAACTATTTTATAGATGCTTTAGAGGATACAACTGTAGTATTATTAGATGAAGATTTTTTAGAGTTAGTAGCAAAATTAAATCCTTCTTTTAGAAAAAAAAATGAAAAATTACTACACAATCACATTCGTCATTTAAACAGAAGAATACATTTGCTTTTAGGAGCATCTGCAAAATCAAGATATTTAGAGTTTGTAAAATTGTATCCAGATGTTTTGTTACGTGTTCCACAGTGGATGATTGCTTCCTACTTAGGAATAACACCCGAGAGTTTAAGTAGAATACGAAAAGATTTAGCTAAGCAGAATAGTATACCTAATCAGTAA
- a CDS encoding NAD(P)H-dependent oxidoreductase, producing the protein MEYIKNLKWRYATKKFDSTKRVSQEHLNQLKEAIKLTPSSYGLQLYKVIIIEKAELKKRLKIASWNQDQVTDASHLIVFCNYTSVSDQNINDFIKRTAETQGIDATSLNNYGDFIKEKLKEMTVSEVFNWTFRQTYLGLGILLSACAELKIDSCPMEGFESKKYNDILELSEQGLNAAVIATIGYRSSEDYTQNRLKVRKSFNQLFQVI; encoded by the coding sequence ATGGAATATATAAAAAACTTAAAATGGCGTTATGCAACTAAAAAATTTGATTCAACTAAAAGAGTATCTCAAGAACATTTAAATCAATTAAAAGAGGCTATAAAACTTACACCATCTTCATACGGGTTACAATTATATAAAGTTATAATTATTGAAAAAGCTGAATTAAAGAAGAGATTAAAAATCGCCTCTTGGAATCAAGACCAAGTTACAGATGCATCTCATTTGATTGTTTTTTGTAATTACACCAGCGTAAGCGACCAAAATATAAATGATTTTATAAAGCGTACTGCAGAGACTCAAGGTATTGATGCAACAAGCTTAAATAATTACGGAGATTTTATAAAGGAAAAATTAAAAGAAATGACAGTATCTGAAGTCTTTAATTGGACCTTTAGGCAGACTTATTTAGGGTTAGGGATTTTATTAAGTGCATGTGCAGAATTAAAAATTGATTCGTGTCCTATGGAGGGTTTTGAATCTAAAAAGTATAATGACATATTAGAGCTTTCTGAACAAGGGCTAAATGCCGCTGTAATTGCAACTATTGGTTATCGTTCAAGCGAAGATTATACGCAAAATCGTTTAAAAGTTAGGAAATCGTTTAATCAATTATTTCAGGTTATATGA
- a CDS encoding GNAT family N-acetyltransferase: MKKEQNLINSNLNNLISLWRTVGVAFGSYKRELNFEYCEIKDSEWPNRLWLQQNITQGIVDELKIKLTTISKNITVPLWNIYDKDDDTILIRNGFRLKFEQVGMFLKVNKSFVINNNVKIKQVTSINDTKLWSTIFAKSFGYKISPITIQETLKNIIYYIAYKDGVAVGTAMLYKTNNVMGIHSVGIPPEMRRKGFAESIMKLLINKSIEYKVEYITLQASSMGKNLYLKLGFKDQFVIKNYILDQNVTKL; the protein is encoded by the coding sequence ATGAAAAAAGAACAAAACTTAATAAATAGTAACTTAAATAATTTAATATCACTGTGGAGAACCGTTGGAGTTGCATTTGGTTCCTATAAGAGAGAATTGAACTTTGAGTATTGTGAGATTAAAGATTCTGAATGGCCAAATAGATTATGGCTACAACAAAATATAACACAGGGAATAGTAGATGAGTTAAAAATAAAATTAACAACCATTTCAAAAAATATAACGGTTCCTTTATGGAACATTTATGATAAAGATGATGATACTATTTTAATACGTAATGGCTTTAGGTTAAAATTTGAGCAAGTGGGTATGTTCTTAAAAGTTAATAAATCCTTTGTTATCAATAATAATGTAAAAATAAAACAGGTTACAAGTATTAACGATACTAAACTTTGGTCGACTATATTTGCTAAGTCATTTGGGTATAAAATTAGTCCTATTACAATACAAGAAACATTAAAAAACATTATATATTATATTGCGTATAAAGACGGAGTTGCTGTAGGTACGGCTATGTTATATAAAACTAATAATGTAATGGGGATACATTCTGTAGGTATACCGCCAGAAATGAGAAGAAAAGGATTTGCAGAAAGTATTATGAAATTACTTATAAATAAGAGTATAGAATATAAAGTTGAGTATATAACTTTACAAGCCTCAAGTATGGGGAAAAACTTATATTTAAAATTAGGTTTTAAAGATCAATTCGTGATTAAAAATTATATTTTAGACCAAAATGTTACAAAACTTTAA